Within the uncultured Fusobacterium sp. genome, the region TAATGGAAATCTTAAACAAAGAGCTTTAACTTCATCTTTTATTTTTAAAAGTTCAGGTTCATTGTTAATATTTTCCATAACTCTAAGGATGAAATTTCCAATTTCTTCCATCTCTTTTTCTTTCATACCTCTAGTAGTCATAGCAGGAGTTCCTACTCTTATTCCACTTGTTACCATAGGTTTTTCAGTGTCATAAGGAATACCATTTTTATTTACAGTAATTCCAGCAAGGTCTAAAGCTTTTTCAACTTGTGCTCCTGTAAGTCCTTTAGATTTTACATCTATAAGCATCATATGGTTATCAGTTCCACCACTTACTATTCTAAGTCCACCATCTTCTAATGTTTTTGCTAAAGTTTGAGCATTTTTTACAATCTGTTTTTGATACTCTATAAATTCTGGAGAAAGAGCCTCTTTAAAGGCAACAGCTTTAGCTGCTATTATATGCATAAGAGGTCCCCCTTGTATTCCAGGGAATATAGTTTTATCAATTTTTTTAGCTATCTCTTCATCATTAGTCATAATAACTCCACCACGAGGACCTCTTAGAGTTTTATGAGTAGTAGTAGTTACAACATGAGCATAAGGAACAGGTGATGGATGAACTCCAGCTGCTACAAGCCCTGCTATGTGAGCCATATCTACCATTAGATAAGCTCCAACTTTATCAGCTATCTCTCTAAATTTCTTAAAATCAATAATTCTAGAATATGCACTAGCTCCAGCTATTATCATTTTTGGTTTAGTTTCAAGAGCTATTCTTTCAACTTCAGTATAATCTATTCTTTCATCTTCTTTAGAGACACTATATGAAACAATATTATAATCTTTTCCAGAGAAATTTACATTTTTTCCATGAGTGAGATGTCCACCATGATCTAATTTCATTCCTAAAACTGTATCTCCAATATTTAGAAGTGCTTTATACACACCCATATTTGCTTGTGAACCAGAATGTGGTTGAACATTTACAAAATTTACATTGAAAAGTTTTTTAGCACGTTCAATAGCTAATTTTTCAGCTTTATCTACAATATGACAACCACCGTAATATCTTTTATCTGGATATCCTTCAGCATATTTATTAGTTAATATACTTCCAGCAGCTTCTAAAACAGCTTCTGATACAAAGTTTTCAGATGCTATTAATTCAATTCCTTCATTTTGTCTTTTTTTCTCATCAGCAATAATATTAAAAATTTCATTATCTATTTCATAAAGTTTAGTCATAGAACCTCCTTTAGTTTTATATTTTTATTTAAAAAATTCTTCCCATTTATCTTTTTTAAAACCAATTAAAACACCTTTTTCTGTAATTACTAAAGGTCTTTTAACAAGCATACCATTAGAAGATAAAATTTCTATCATCTCATCTTCAGTAGCTGTAGTAAGTTTTTCCTTTAGATTCATCTCTCTATATAAAATACCACTTGTGTTAAAGAATTTTTTTGCAGGTAAACCACTTAAATCGATAAATTTTTTTAATTCTTCCTTTGTAGGATTATTTTCAACAATATGTCTACTTTCAAACTCTATATTATTTTCTTCTAGCCATTTTCTTGCATTGATGCAAGTGCTGCATTTAGGGTAATTAATAAATAAAACTGACATAAAAATCCCTCCATTTTTTATAAATCTACTAATTTAATTATACTAAATTTGTCATAATAAACGCAAGTGTTAAATATAAAATTGACGTATTTTATAAAAAATGGTATAATTTATAAGTCGTTTATGTCTAAAAAAATAGTATAAAACATGTTGGGAAAAAATAGAGAATATTATAATAAAGGAGTGAGAAAAATTTATAAAACGAAGGATATTGTTTTAACAGGTTTTGCATTATTTGCAATGTTATTCGGAGCGGGAAATTTAATATTTCCACCAACTGTTGGTTATATAGTAGGAGATAATTGGAAATTAGCAGCTTTTGGATTTTGTATTACAGGAATAGGATTTCCATTGATGGGAATAATAGCTTCAGGATTTGCTGGAACAGATTTGGATCATTTTTCAGATAAAGTTTCACCTATATTTAGTAGAGTTTTTAATACTGCATTAATTTTAGCAATAGGACCATTTTTAGCTATTCCAAGAACTGGTGCCACAGCATTTGAAGTAATGATGACTCCATATGTTGGAACTGAAAATTCAATGGCAAAATATATATTTTTAATTATATACTTTGGAATAGTTTTACTTTTTTCTTTAAGAGAGAGTGCAGTTATTGATAGAATAGGAAAGATTTTAACTCCTATACTTCTTGTAGTATTGACGATAATAATTTTTAAGGGAATATCAGATCCTATAGGGGAAGTTGTAATTAGAGAAACAAGTAACAATTTTAGATTTGGTTTTTATAATGGATATCAAACAATGGATACTCTTGCAGCTATAATATTTGCAAGTATAATTTTAAAGACAATAACAGGAAAACATAAAGATTTAGGAAGAAAAGAACAGTTTACATTTTTATTGAAAGCTAGTATTATTGCTGTATGTGGTCTTACAATTGTATATGGAGGTCTTCTTTATATTGGGGCTACATCAACATCAATTTTAGAAAATAAAGGAACAACTCAACTTTTAAATGATATAGTGGCAAAATTATTAGGAAAAAGCGGAAATATGCTTTTAGGAATTTGTGTAGCAGGAGCTTGCTTAACAACTGCTATAGGATTAACAGCAACAGTAGGAGATTATTTTAGCTCAGTATTCAATACTAAATATGAAAAGATAGTAGTTGTAAATGTTATTTTAAGTTTAATATTTGCAAGTTTTGGTGTTGATTTAATAGTTAAGGTAGCCGCTCCAATTTTAACTTTTATATATCCAATAGCAATAGTTTTAATAGTTTTAAACTTTTTTAAAAAATATTTAAATAGTAGAGGAATTTTTATTGGATGTGTAGTGGGAGCAGGAGTTATAGGAGCAATAGAAACTTTACAGATGCTAAAAGTTTGCCCAATGAGTTTATATAACTTATATTTAAGTTTACCATTTCAAGATTATGGATTAGCTTGGATAGTACCTAGTATAATTTGTGGAATAATTTTTAGAGTTGTAGAGGGAATAAGAAAGTAAATAAAAAAGATAAAAAGACTGTTATAAATTTTTAAATTATAACAGTCCTTTTCTTTTATTACTATTTTATTATTTGATTCCCATGTGAGCAGCAATTACAACTTTTTGTACTTCTGAAGTTCCCTCATAGATTTCAGTAACTTTTGCATCTCTCATCATTCTTTCAACAGGGAATTTTTTAGAATATCCATTTCCACCAAAAAGTTGTACGGCTTTAGTAGTAACTTCCATAGCAATTTCAGAAGCAAATAGTTTAGCCATAGAAGCCATATATCCATAATCTTCACCTAAATCTTTCATATTAGCAGCTCTATATGTCATAAGTCTAGCAGCATCAATTTTAGTTTGAAGATCAGCTATAACAAATTGTGTATTTTGATGGTGAGAAATAGGTTTACCAAGTTGCATTCTATTTTTTACATAATCTATAGCAGCATTTAAAGCTCCTTGAGCAATTCCTACAGCTTGAGCGGCAACACCTATTCTACCTCCATTAAGTGTAGACATAGCTATTTTAAATCCTTCACCTAAGTTTCCAAGTAAATTTTCTTCTGGAATAATACAGTTATCAAAGATTAATTCAGCAGTAGAAGAACCTCTAACTCCCATTTTATCTTCTGCTTCTCCTACAGAAAATCCTTTAGTTCCTTTTTCAACAATGAAAGCTGAAATTGTATTATTTTCTAGATCTGTTTTAGCAAAAATGACAAATATCTCTGCTTCATGTGAATTTGTTATTAATACTTTTTTTCCGTTTATTATATAATTATTTTCTTTTTTTATAGCAGTTGTTTTAGTTCCAGCTTCAGCTTCTGTCCAACCAAAAGCTCCTAATTTTTCTCCTTTTGCTAAAGGAAGAAGATATTTATTTTTTTGTTCCTCTGTACCATAAGTAAAGATAGGCCAAGAACATAGAGAAGTGTGTGCTGACATTATAACACCAGTAGAGGCACAACCTTTAGATAACTCTTCAACAGCAGCAGCATAAGTTAAGTTATCCATTCCAAGACCACCATATTTCTTATCAAAAGGAATTCCCATGATACCATTTTCTCCTAATAATTTTATAGTTTTAATAGGAAAAGATGCATCTTTGTCAATTTGAGCAGCTATTGGAGCTACCTCTTTAGTTGTTATTTCACTTACTTTTGATAAAAATAATTGTTGTTCATCAGAAAATTTAAAATTCATAATAGCCTCCTAAAAATATTTATTTCTTATTTACATATTGATTTTATCATAAAAATAATATAAAATAAAATTATATATTTTTATATTAATATAATAAAAAATTATAGAAGGAGTTGAAAATGTTAGATTTTAGAGTAGAAACTTTTATAGAATTATGTAGAACAAAAAATTATACTCAAACGGCAGAAAACCTGCATATGACACAACCTGCAGTAAGTCAGCATATAAAATATTTAGAAGAGTTTTATGGCTGTAAGTTATTTAATTATAATAAAAAAGTTTTAACAATAACAGCACAAGGAGAAGCTTTATATAAATATTTAGTGACAATGAGTTCAGATGCTAATAAGATTAAAAATGAGATAAAAGAGATAGATCCAAATAAAAAGTCTCTTTTTTTTGGAGCTACTTTTACAATTGGGGAATATGTAATCCCAAAGATAGTATCTGAAATTTCAAATAGATATCCAGATATTAATATTTCTCTTGTTATAAGGGATACAAGTGAGTTATTAGAAGAGTTAAAAAAAGGTAAGATTGATTTTGCTTTTATTGAGGGATTTTTTGAGAAGACAGAGTTTGAAAATTATCTTTTTTCAAAGGAGAAATTTATAGGAATATGTGCAGTAAATAATCCTATTGCTACTGAGATAACTAAACTTGATGATATAATAAATGAAAGAATTATTTTGAGAGAGGAAGGTTCTGGAACAAGGGATATTTTTGAGAAAATCCTTTATGATAATAATCTTTCATTAAATAATTTTACAAAGAAATATGAAATTGAAAATATTAGTTTAATAAAAGAGTTGGTGGAACAAAATAAAGGAATCTCCTTTTTATATGAAAGAGCAGTAGCTAAAGATATATTAATGAGAAAATTAGCAATGATTAATTTAGAAAACTTTTCAGAAGAGAGAGAATTTAATTTTGTTTTTTTAAAAAATAGTATTCATAAAGATGAATATAAAAAATGGTATGATTTTATGAAAGAAATTTATAATTCGTAAGGGAGGAAAAATGGAATATAAAATATTAACTTGTGGTATATTATTATTTATTAGTCTTTTTTCTATTAGATTGTCTAAAAAAGTGCAAGTTCCATTGTTAATAATGTTTTTATTTATAGGAATATTAGCAGGGTCTGAAGGAATAGGAGGAATATATTTTGATGATGCTGAACTAACTCAACAAATAGGAAATTTTGCATTACTTTTTATTCTTTTTTCAAGTGCCTTAGAAACTAAAAAAAGTGATGCTCTTTCAGCACTTTATCCAAGTGGAATTTTAGCAACTTTAGGAGTATTTTTAACAACTCTTTTTGCAGCTTTTTTTACTTTTATACTTACAGATTTTTCATTAAAAGAGGCTTTACTGTTTGGAGCTATTGTATCGTCAACAGATGCAGCTGCTGTGGTATCAGTTTTAGGGGATTCTAATTTAAAGAAAAAAGTAAAAACCGTAATTGAAATAGAATCTGGAAGTAATGACCCTATGGCTTATGCCTTAATACTTTTTATAATCTCTATGTTTAAAGCTGATGGACTATCAATTTTTGGAGGAATTTTATTTTTAATAAAGCAGATAGTTGTAGGTGGTGTATTAGGAATAGTATTTGGAAAAATAACTTTACCTGTTGGAAAATTCTTAAAAATAGAGAGAGAGGAATTTTTAACTATACACCTAATAGCATTTTTATTCATATGTTTTTCTCTTTCAAATATCTTAGGAGGAAATGGATTTTTAGCTATATATTTAATGGGAATCTTAGTTGGAAATGAAAAATTTGAATTTAAATTAAATAGCTTTAGAAATATGAGAGTTCTCTCTTGGCTTATGCAAATAATGATGTTCGTTTTATTAGGATTACTAGTTTTTCCAAGTCAGTTGGGAAAAGTAATAATTAGTGGAAGTATTTTAGCTATTTTAATTACAATCGTTTCTAGAACAGCTGTAGTTTTTCTACTTTTAGAAAAATTTAATTATAACCTAAAAGAAAAACTTTTTATCTCATGGGCAGGATTAAAAGGAGCCGTTCCTATTATTTTCTCTACAATGGCAATAACAGAGGGACTTAGAAAATCTCAATCTATGTTTAATATGGTATTTTATATTGTTGTATTTTCTGTTATTATTCAAGGAATGACATTAAAACCATTAGCAAGATTTTTTAACCTTTTTGAAAAGGAAAAATATGATAATGCAAATGAGATAGATTTAGAAGAGTTGGAGGAACTTTCTATAAAAAAATTATACATTGAGAAAAATTCTGAATATGTAAATAAGGCAATAAAAGATCTATCTTTACCTAAGAGTATGCATATAATTTCAATAAGAAGAGATGACAGAGATATAAGCCCTTCTGGAGATGTTATTTTACGGGCTGGAGATAAAATATTATTCAGTATAATTTAAAATGAAAAAAAAATTCTAAAAATATAAAAAATGTAGTTGAATTTTTAAAAAAATATGATATAATTCTTTTGTAATTAAATTTTAAGATTAATTATAAAAGAAAAAATATTTTTATATTGAGGAGAGAAAAAATGAGCAAAAAACTTAATTTAACTACTAAAATTTTTATAGCTTTAATATTAGGAGTAATTACAGGATTAATTCTGCATCCTTTTAAAGATAATCCTATTGTAAGTAAATATGTTTTAAATTTTGCATTTAATTTATTAGGAAATGGATTTGTAAGAGCTATAAGGATGGTAGTTGTACCATTAGTTTTATGTTCATTAGTTATTGGTGCTGCTGGGATAGAAGATGTTACAAAATTAGGAAGAATAGGAGTTAAAACTTTAATCTTCTATCTTTCTACTACTGCTTTTGCTGTAATTTTAGCTCTATTAGGTGGAAATATAATAAATCCAGGAAAAGGTGTAAACATTGGAGATATAGCAGTATCAAATGTAACTGTCTCAGAAACAAAGCCTTTTGTAGATATCTTACTTGATATGATACCAGTTAATCCTGCTGAAGCTATGGCTACAGGAAATATGTTACAAATTATAGTTTTTGCAATTTTAGTTGGTGTAGCTTTATCTCTTTTAGGGGATAAAGCAAGTAATATTAAAAAGATTTTTGAAGAAGGAAATGCTTTAAGTTTAAAATTAGTTGAAATAATAATGATATTTGCTCCTTTTGGAGTTTATGGATTGATTTCAAAAACATTTACAACTTTAGGATATGTGGCACTTTTACCACTATTTAAATATTTTATAGGAGTTGTAATAATTCTATTTATTCACTGTTTAGTTACATATCAAGGAATTTTAGTGTTATTTGGAAAATATAATCCAATAAAGTTTTTTAAAAATTTTGCTCCTACTATGATGGTTGGCTTCTCTACTGCTTCTAGTAGTGCTTGCCTTCCATCCTCTTTAAAATCTATGCAAGAAACTTTTGGTGTTTCTAAAGCAATATCATCTTTTACTATACCATTAGGAAATACAATAAATATGGATGGAACAGCAGTTATGCAAGGAGTAGCTACTATATTTATTGCTCAAATATATGGAATAGATTTAACAATGGGAAATTATATTACAATAATACTTACTGCTACTTTAGCTTCAATAGGAACAGCAGGAGTTCCTGGAGTTGGAGTTATAATGTTAGGAATGGTATTAGTACAAATTGGACTTCCTTTAGAAGGAATAGGACTTGTAATGGGAATAGATAGATTTGTAGATATGTTTAGAACAATGATAAATATTACAGGAGATGCAGTTTGTACTTTAGTTATTGCAAAAACTGAAGGAGAAAAATTAAAAGAAGCTATATAAATAAAGAAGAATAGAGATTATAGATAAAGGACTGTTACAATTAAAAATTTGTAAGAGTCTTTTTATTTTTATTTGCCTTGGAGTTAACTCTAAGGTATATACTATATTAAAGAATAAATTAAGATTATAGGAGGAAAAAATGACAATAGCAGAAGTAAGTAAAAAATTAAATATTAGTGCAGATACTTTAAGATATTATGAAAGAATAGGATTAATTCCAGCAGTTCCTAGAAATAAAAGTGGAATAAGAAATTATGATGATAATTCAATAGGGTGGATTAATTTTATTAAATGTATGAAAAAAGCAGGATTAACTATAGAAGTTCTTATAGAGTATGTAAGTTTATATCAACAAGGGGATTCAACTAAAGAAACTAGAAAAAGTTTATTAATTGAACAAAGAAAAGAACTCCTAGATAGAATAGAAGAGTTAAAAGAAACTTTAGAATATTTAAATAAGAAAATAGAAAAATATGATGAAATAACAGTTAATGAGAAAAAATTAAAATAAAATGGAGGAGCAATTTAAAAGTATGGTATAATATAACCATAGGAAGCAATTTATCAGAAAGGAGTGATAAATATGAAAAAATATTTATTTTTAGGAATTTTAACAGTACTGTTAATAGGATGTAATAATGTATCTAAAAAAGTAGAATTAACTCCTAAAGAAATATCTCAAATTGGGGAAAATAGTAATCAAGGAGCAGAGATTTTAGTAAGAAAAGCTATTATAAAAGAGATGTCTGAGTATAAATATACTCCTGAAGAGAAAAAAATGTTAGATGAAGCACTTGAAAATTTAGAAATAGAATTTTTCTTAAATAGAGTTTCTGTAAAAAGAGTAAATATTACTGATGAGCAAGTTTTATCAATATATGAAGCTAATAAAGAGCAATTAAAAAATATAAAACCTGAAATTGCACTTCCTCAAATAAAAGAACAATTAATTTTGCAACAAGCTAATAGAGAAAAAATAAACTATATCAACTCTTTAGTAGAAAAATATCAATTGAATGAGAAGTTTAAAACATATTTTCCAACTCAAGAAGTGGTAGAAGAAAGTAATAGTGTGAAATAGATAAAAAAGAGTAGTAAATTTAATTTAAACATTTGTATTCAATGTTCATTTTAAATAAACTACTCTAATTTTTTAAAGTTTAGGAGAAAATTTTTTTAAGAACTCATTTTTTTCTCTTACAAAAAGTTTTCCTTCTACCTCTTTACAAATATAAACAACAACAGTTAAGCCATCTCTTTCATTAGTACAATCAATAGCTTCTTTAACAACTTGATATTCTCTTTTATTTTTATTATTAACCCAAATAGAGTTTTCTTTTAATTCCATAAAATCTCCTTATTTATTAAAAAGTTTCTTATTATAATATGAGTTAGATGTATAAATTGCAGCAAGAGGATTATGTCCAAGAACTCTATCTTTTACAGCAAAAACTGTTACTGGAGCTTCGGAATATTTAATAAATAAACTATCATGTCCTACACAAAGTCCAAGTAAAATATTTAGGTCAGTTTTTCTTTCGTTTAAAAGTTTAGCTTGTCCAATAGGATTGCACATAGGTTCAAATTTACACTGTGGTCTAACTT harbors:
- a CDS encoding arsenate reductase family protein; translated protein: MSVLFINYPKCSTCINARKWLEENNIEFESRHIVENNPTKEELKKFIDLSGLPAKKFFNTSGILYREMNLKEKLTTATEDEMIEILSSNGMLVKRPLVITEKGVLIGFKKDKWEEFFK
- the glyA gene encoding serine hydroxymethyltransferase; protein product: MTKLYEIDNEIFNIIADEKKRQNEGIELIASENFVSEAVLEAAGSILTNKYAEGYPDKRYYGGCHIVDKAEKLAIERAKKLFNVNFVNVQPHSGSQANMGVYKALLNIGDTVLGMKLDHGGHLTHGKNVNFSGKDYNIVSYSVSKEDERIDYTEVERIALETKPKMIIAGASAYSRIIDFKKFREIADKVGAYLMVDMAHIAGLVAAGVHPSPVPYAHVVTTTTHKTLRGPRGGVIMTNDEEIAKKIDKTIFPGIQGGPLMHIIAAKAVAFKEALSPEFIEYQKQIVKNAQTLAKTLEDGGLRIVSGGTDNHMMLIDVKSKGLTGAQVEKALDLAGITVNKNGIPYDTEKPMVTSGIRVGTPAMTTRGMKEKEMEEIGNFILRVMENINNEPELLKIKDEVKALCLRFPLYE
- a CDS encoding acyl-CoA dehydrogenase family protein, whose translation is MNFKFSDEQQLFLSKVSEITTKEVAPIAAQIDKDASFPIKTIKLLGENGIMGIPFDKKYGGLGMDNLTYAAAVEELSKGCASTGVIMSAHTSLCSWPIFTYGTEEQKNKYLLPLAKGEKLGAFGWTEAEAGTKTTAIKKENNYIINGKKVLITNSHEAEIFVIFAKTDLENNTISAFIVEKGTKGFSVGEAEDKMGVRGSSTAELIFDNCIIPEENLLGNLGEGFKIAMSTLNGGRIGVAAQAVGIAQGALNAAIDYVKNRMQLGKPISHHQNTQFVIADLQTKIDAARLMTYRAANMKDLGEDYGYMASMAKLFASEIAMEVTTKAVQLFGGNGYSKKFPVERMMRDAKVTEIYEGTSEVQKVVIAAHMGIK
- a CDS encoding dicarboxylate/amino acid:cation symporter produces the protein MSKKLNLTTKIFIALILGVITGLILHPFKDNPIVSKYVLNFAFNLLGNGFVRAIRMVVVPLVLCSLVIGAAGIEDVTKLGRIGVKTLIFYLSTTAFAVILALLGGNIINPGKGVNIGDIAVSNVTVSETKPFVDILLDMIPVNPAEAMATGNMLQIIVFAILVGVALSLLGDKASNIKKIFEEGNALSLKLVEIIMIFAPFGVYGLISKTFTTLGYVALLPLFKYFIGVVIILFIHCLVTYQGILVLFGKYNPIKFFKNFAPTMMVGFSTASSSACLPSSLKSMQETFGVSKAISSFTIPLGNTINMDGTAVMQGVATIFIAQIYGIDLTMGNYITIILTATLASIGTAGVPGVGVIMLGMVLVQIGLPLEGIGLVMGIDRFVDMFRTMINITGDAVCTLVIAKTEGEKLKEAI
- a CDS encoding LysR substrate-binding domain-containing protein; protein product: MLDFRVETFIELCRTKNYTQTAENLHMTQPAVSQHIKYLEEFYGCKLFNYNKKVLTITAQGEALYKYLVTMSSDANKIKNEIKEIDPNKKSLFFGATFTIGEYVIPKIVSEISNRYPDINISLVIRDTSELLEELKKGKIDFAFIEGFFEKTEFENYLFSKEKFIGICAVNNPIATEITKLDDIINERIILREEGSGTRDIFEKILYDNNLSLNNFTKKYEIENISLIKELVEQNKGISFLYERAVAKDILMRKLAMINLENFSEEREFNFVFLKNSIHKDEYKKWYDFMKEIYNS
- a CDS encoding MerR family transcriptional regulator, whose product is MTIAEVSKKLNISADTLRYYERIGLIPAVPRNKSGIRNYDDNSIGWINFIKCMKKAGLTIEVLIEYVSLYQQGDSTKETRKSLLIEQRKELLDRIEELKETLEYLNKKIEKYDEITVNEKKLK
- a CDS encoding potassium/proton antiporter: MEYKILTCGILLFISLFSIRLSKKVQVPLLIMFLFIGILAGSEGIGGIYFDDAELTQQIGNFALLFILFSSALETKKSDALSALYPSGILATLGVFLTTLFAAFFTFILTDFSLKEALLFGAIVSSTDAAAVVSVLGDSNLKKKVKTVIEIESGSNDPMAYALILFIISMFKADGLSIFGGILFLIKQIVVGGVLGIVFGKITLPVGKFLKIEREEFLTIHLIAFLFICFSLSNILGGNGFLAIYLMGILVGNEKFEFKLNSFRNMRVLSWLMQIMMFVLLGLLVFPSQLGKVIISGSILAILITIVSRTAVVFLLLEKFNYNLKEKLFISWAGLKGAVPIIFSTMAITEGLRKSQSMFNMVFYIVVFSVIIQGMTLKPLARFFNLFEKEKYDNANEIDLEELEELSIKKLYIEKNSEYVNKAIKDLSLPKSMHIISIRRDDRDISPSGDVILRAGDKILFSII
- the brnQ gene encoding branched-chain amino acid transport system II carrier protein; protein product: MYKTKDIVLTGFALFAMLFGAGNLIFPPTVGYIVGDNWKLAAFGFCITGIGFPLMGIIASGFAGTDLDHFSDKVSPIFSRVFNTALILAIGPFLAIPRTGATAFEVMMTPYVGTENSMAKYIFLIIYFGIVLLFSLRESAVIDRIGKILTPILLVVLTIIIFKGISDPIGEVVIRETSNNFRFGFYNGYQTMDTLAAIIFASIILKTITGKHKDLGRKEQFTFLLKASIIAVCGLTIVYGGLLYIGATSTSILENKGTTQLLNDIVAKLLGKSGNMLLGICVAGACLTTAIGLTATVGDYFSSVFNTKYEKIVVVNVILSLIFASFGVDLIVKVAAPILTFIYPIAIVLIVLNFFKKYLNSRGIFIGCVVGAGVIGAIETLQMLKVCPMSLYNLYLSLPFQDYGLAWIVPSIICGIIFRVVEGIRK